In Geopsychrobacter electrodiphilus DSM 16401, a single window of DNA contains:
- a CDS encoding TetR/AcrR family transcriptional regulator, which translates to MRKPTEVRKREIIDVAINIIAFEGARAFTAKNIATAVGMTSGGIFRHFESMEAIVEDAIERIEEILSSDFPSGVEDPIKRLRDFFLQRTRTILAHPGISRLLLSDHLEQAAGIEAAKRLSKIKIRSRKFIHECIREAEQRGSLDSVVDVEAATSIVIGAILSLSHTRTQVACTSNSHKPSEDVWALIERMLENVRSS; encoded by the coding sequence GTGCGAAAGCCTACTGAGGTTCGCAAGCGCGAAATCATTGATGTGGCGATCAATATCATTGCGTTCGAAGGGGCGCGGGCTTTTACCGCCAAGAATATCGCTACCGCAGTCGGAATGACCTCGGGAGGCATTTTCAGGCACTTTGAAAGTATGGAGGCCATTGTTGAAGATGCCATAGAGAGAATAGAAGAGATTCTCTCCAGCGACTTCCCCTCCGGCGTTGAAGACCCGATTAAACGCCTGCGGGACTTTTTTCTCCAGCGGACCCGAACCATACTGGCTCATCCAGGCATCTCTCGGTTGCTGCTCTCTGACCATTTGGAACAAGCCGCTGGTATTGAAGCTGCCAAGCGGTTGTCAAAAATCAAGATCAGGTCGCGTAAGTTCATTCACGAATGCATCCGGGAGGCGGAGCAGCGGGGTTCCCTTGATTCCGTGGTCGATGTTGAAGCCGCTACGTCCATTGTGATTGGTGCCATTCTTTCGCTGTCCCATACCCGCACGCAGGTTGCGTGTACATCAAACAGTCATAAACCCTCTGAAGACGTGTGGGCTCTTATTGAGCGCATGCTTGAGAACGTCAGGTCTAGCTGA
- a CDS encoding GNAT family N-acetyltransferase, whose amino-acid sequence MDIKIENNKSAKRFEAIAAGYRVFIDYELNNQTMTLIHTKVPSELEGQGLGGKIVKAALEYAKNHGLQVIPQCPFVLSYIERHQEYKTLIENEH is encoded by the coding sequence ATGGATATCAAGATTGAAAATAATAAATCTGCAAAGCGCTTCGAAGCAATAGCGGCGGGGTATCGGGTTTTTATCGATTATGAATTAAATAATCAAACAATGACTTTGATCCATACCAAAGTTCCGTCAGAGCTTGAAGGGCAAGGTCTTGGAGGCAAAATTGTTAAAGCTGCTCTGGAATATGCAAAGAATCATGGTCTCCAGGTCATTCCTCAATGCCCCTTTGTGCTCAGTTATATAGAGCGTCATCAGGAGTATAAGACTCTCATCGAAAATGAGCATTAA